A part of Rhopalosiphum maidis isolate BTI-1 chromosome 3, ASM367621v3, whole genome shotgun sequence genomic DNA contains:
- the LOC113556766 gene encoding protein phosphatase 1D-like yields MPSIGVNLRVTGYCNQGGRKYMEDMFSVAYQQTPDMKDLEYAFFGIFDGHGGSEAAAYAKDHLLDTIIKDDAFWSKNDDDVLRAIRNGYVNTHIEMWKNLENWPRTPSGLPNTSGTTASIAFIMRGKIYTGHVGDSCIVLGYQDEENGEWKAKPLTRDHKPESFEEKIRIEECGGKVINKSGVPRVVWNRPRIGHKGPVRRSTTIDEIPFLAVARALGDFWSFNSEHNKFVVSPEPDVEVFNVDPSKHRCLIFGTDGLWNVLSADVAISNVYATEKHNIEMKSLEKVDWLNPSKNLVDKAILQWNKVRLRADNTTVITLMLDPPGPPAPQVLLKHKMQTGNMKCEDKNSCKCVDGDPQVQRFGRGTSGGYAIFTRYPTDHHLRAASSAHASTSKPYPNTPIETPPIKTNKVLRTSAKINNNNNNNNNSSSKKDGQPAEKRCTRTSSGRIVKKQKLNEKSTTNDETSKFGNSDSENEQLPRESWLLPPTKSIKPEETKVGVVLRSSGKIQKVWKCNDTKEDSTPTKITTISKIKTPLTEPMTRILRSHKKKDSRRFKKVASRASWSAGMVTRSHRRSVKC; encoded by the exons ATGCCGAGCATCGGTGTCAACCTTCGTGTGACTGGTTACTGCAACCAGGGCGGTAGGAAGTATATGGAAGATATGTTTTCGGTGGCCTACCAGCAGACACCGGACATGAAAGATCTGGAGTACGCCTTCTTTGGAATATTTGATGGACACGGTGGTTCAGAAGCAGCCGCATATGCCAAAGATCATTTACTTGACACCATCATCAAAGACGATGCATTCTGGTCAAAAAACGATGATGACGTTTTAAGAGCTATTCGTAATGGTTATGTAAATACTCATATTGAAATGTGGAAAaacttag aaaattggcCGAGAACTCCATCTGGTTTACCTAACACATCGGGAACCACTGCAAGCATAGCCTTTATAATGAGAGGAAAAATTTATACTGGTCACGTCGGTGATAGTTGTATAGTACTTGGTTATCAAGATgaag AAAACGGAGAGTGGAAAGCCAAGCCATTAACACGAGATCATAAGCCAGAGtcatttgaagaaaaaataagaatagaaGAGTGTGGAGgcaaagtaattaataaatctggTGTTCCTCGAGTAGTATGGAATAGGCCTCGCATTGGTCACAAAGGTCCTGTACGCCGTTCAACTACAATTGATGAAATACCATTCTTAGCGGTAGCTCGTGCTCTTGGTGATTTTTGGAGTTTCAATTctgaacataataaatttgttgtatCTCCTGAACCGGACGTTGAAGTATTCAATGTTGATCCTTCTAAACATCGTTGTTTGATATTTGGTACCGATGGCTTATGGAATGTTCTTTCAGCAGATGTTGcaatttcaaatgtatatgCAACAGAGAAGCACAATATTGAAATGAAATCGTTAGAA aaaGTAGATTGGTTAAATCCATCAAAAAATCTTGTTGATAAGGCAATATTACAATGGAATAAAGTAAGATTGAGGGCTGACAATACCACAGTCATAACACTAATGTTAGATCCACCTGGACCACCTGCTCCACAAGTGctactaaaacataaaatgcaGACTGGTAATATGAAATGTGAAGATAAAAATAGTTGCAAATGTGTTGACGGAGATCCACAAGTTCAAAGATTTGGTAGAGGTACAAGTGGAGGTTATGCCATATTCACTAGATATCCTACAGATCATCATTTAAGAGCAGCATCAAGTGCTCATGCTAGCACTTCAAAACC atatcctAATACTCCTATAGAAACACcaccaataaaaacaaataaagtaCTCAGAACATcggcaaaaattaataataacaataataacaacaataatagctCTAGTAAAAAAGATGGTCAACCAGCAGAAAAAAGATGTACACGGACAAGCAGTGGAAGAAttgtcaaaaaacaaaaattaaacgaaaaGTCAACAACTAATGATGAGACTTCAAAATTTGGAAATAGTGATTCTGAAAATGAGCAATTGCCACGTGAAAGTTGGCTGTTGCCTCCAACTAAATCAATCAAACCTGAAGAAACTAAAGTAGGTGTAGTATTAAGAAGTTCTGGAAAAATTCAAAAGGTATGGAAATGTAATGATACCAAAGAAGATTCTACTCCAActaaaattacaacaatatcaaaaattaaaacaccttTAACAGAACCAATGACTAGAATATTAAGGTCACACAAAAAGAAAGATAGTAGAAGATTCAAAAAAGTTGCATCTAGAGCATCCTGGTCAGCGGGCATGGTAACTCGTAGCCATAGGAGAagtgttaaatgttaa
- the LOC113558703 gene encoding myotubularin-related protein 6-like isoform X2, producing MEHIKTPKIENVRMLDRYNSKKTSAGTLYLTATHLIFFDTENNKESWVLLMHIGSVEKLPITTTGCPILIRCKTFLSVTFVIPKERDSHNIFTSLLVLCQPAKIEDVYCFLYKSNSDKISKSAGWDSFNLEKEYKRMNVPNESWSLTTLNQDYQLCDTYPKFLFVPSSVSTSILVGSSKFRSKERLPVLTYLHKNKASICRCAQPLSGFNARCMEDEQLLTCILYTNPGSEYMYVVDTRPKINAMANRATGKGYENENFYDNIKFNFLGIENIHVMRNSLSKVVDLCEQRNLSMSQFIGGLDSSGWLRHIKTILDTSAFICQAVNNGKSVVVHCSDGWDRTAQVCSLASLMLDPYYRTLQGFQALIEKDWLAFGHKFSDRCGHIAGDSKEVSPVFTQFIEATWQLTMIQPTSFEFNERFLLILHDHVTSCQYGTFIGNCEKERVDLKLKDRTFSFWGYVEEHKKEFLNPLYSAQTETMSPDLSPQNIRFWRGMYCRFENGVHPREHVYDILLATSEQTKSIDDHVKFLQKRLSYFKRKISDGADMVKNSLFSKEICIEPMSYNREDNIKQSMNDAFDNLTVMEPKLDEAHKVAIEWKSLREAVSCECSTDSSTKKYHCWKCGNVFCTRCIDMNVPLPGHLSQDPVPVCHGCRKIVSRSSTESS from the exons ATGGAACATATAAAAACTCCAAAA ataGAAAATGTACGAATGTTAGATCGATATAATTCCAAAAAAACATCAGCTGGTACATTATACTTAACAGCtactcatttaatatttttcgataCTGAAAACAATAAAGAATCTTGGGTGCTATTAATGCATATAGGCAGTGTCGaaaaattacctattacaACAACTGGTTGTCCAATACTAATACGATGTAAAACATTCTTATCAGTCACATTTGTTATACCAAAAGAAAGAGATTCTCACAATATATTTACGTCACTGCTTGTTCTCTGCCAACCTG CAAAAATCGAAGATGTTTactgttttttatacaaatcaaaTTCTGATAAGATTTCGAAAAGTGCTGGTTGGGATAgttttaatttggaaaaagaatataaaagaATGAATGTACCAAATGAATCTTGGAGTCTAACTACATTAAATCAAGACTATCag TTGTGTGATACTTACCCAAAGTTCCTCTTTGTACCATCGTCTGTGAGTACATCCATTTTAGTGGGCAGTTCAAAGTTTCGTAGCAAAGAACGATTACCAGTACTTACATACTTACACAAAAACAag gcatCTATTTGCCGTTGTGCACAACCATTATCTGGATTTAATGCCAGATGTATGGAAGATGAACAACTTCTTAcatgtatactatacacaaACCCTGGTAGTGAGTACATGTATGTTGTTGATACTAGACCAAag attaatgCTATGGCAAATCGAGCAACAGGGAAAGgttatgaaaatgaaaacttctacgataatattaaatttaatttcttaggtatagaaaatattcatGTAATGAGAAATAGTTTGTCCAAAGTTGTAGATT taTGTGAACAGCGAAATCTATCTATGTCACAATTTATTGGAGGATTAGACAGTAGTGGTTGGTTACGGCATATCAAAACTATTCTTGATACATCTGCTTTTATATGCCAAGCAGTTAATAATGGAAAGTCAGTTGTGGTCCATTGTTCAGATGGGTGGGATCGAACAGCTCAAGTCTGTTCACTGGCTTCACTAATGTTAGATCCATATTATCGGACACTCCAAGGATttcaa gcgCTTATTGAAAAAGATTGGTTAGCATTTGGACATAAATTTAGTGATCGATGTGGCCATATAGCTGGTGACTCAAAAGAAGTTTCCCCAGTATTTACTCAATTTATAGAAGCAACATGGCAACTCACAATGATTCAACCTACttcatttgaattcaatgaaagatttttattaattttacatgatCATGTAACATCTTGTCAGTATGGAACTTTTATTGGAAATTGTGAAAAAGAACGCGTTGATctcaa acTCAAAGATCGTACGTTTTCTTTTTGGGGTTATGTTGAAGAACacaaaaaagaatttttaaaccCTCTGTATAGTGCTCAAACAGAAACTATGAGCCCTGATTTATCTCCacaaaatataagattttgGCGGGGAATGTATTGTCGTTTTGAAAATGGAGTTCATCCACGTGAGCATGTATATGACATTTTACTAGCAACTAGTGAACAAACAAAATCTATTGATGATCACGTAAAATTCCTACAAAAaagattatcatattttaaacgtaaaatatcTGATGGTGCAGACATGGTCAAAAACAGTCTGTTTTCAAAAGAAATATGTATAGAACCTATGAGCTATAACAGAGAAGATAACATTAAACAATCAATGAATGATGCATTTGATAACTTAACTGTTATGGAACCAAAACTAGATGAAGCCCATAAGGTGGCTATTGAATGGAAGAGCTTACGAGAAGCAGTTTCTTGTGAATGTTCCACTGATTCTTctacaaaaaaa tatcacTGTTGGAAATGTGGAAATGTGTTTTGCACTCGTTGTATAGATATGAATGTTCCATTACCTGGTCACCTTAGTCAAGATCCTGTGCCAGTGTGTCACGGATGTCGTAAAATTGTTTCAAGATCATCAACGGAATCTTCTTAA
- the LOC113558703 gene encoding myotubularin-related protein 6-like isoform X1 — protein MAEKDRFVSPAGFRLYRLSSAPGSYSLFCRLRSWLQREAAMAKVARQQQQDGSVIKKIENVRMLDRYNSKKTSAGTLYLTATHLIFFDTENNKESWVLLMHIGSVEKLPITTTGCPILIRCKTFLSVTFVIPKERDSHNIFTSLLVLCQPAKIEDVYCFLYKSNSDKISKSAGWDSFNLEKEYKRMNVPNESWSLTTLNQDYQLCDTYPKFLFVPSSVSTSILVGSSKFRSKERLPVLTYLHKNKASICRCAQPLSGFNARCMEDEQLLTCILYTNPGSEYMYVVDTRPKINAMANRATGKGYENENFYDNIKFNFLGIENIHVMRNSLSKVVDLCEQRNLSMSQFIGGLDSSGWLRHIKTILDTSAFICQAVNNGKSVVVHCSDGWDRTAQVCSLASLMLDPYYRTLQGFQALIEKDWLAFGHKFSDRCGHIAGDSKEVSPVFTQFIEATWQLTMIQPTSFEFNERFLLILHDHVTSCQYGTFIGNCEKERVDLKLKDRTFSFWGYVEEHKKEFLNPLYSAQTETMSPDLSPQNIRFWRGMYCRFENGVHPREHVYDILLATSEQTKSIDDHVKFLQKRLSYFKRKISDGADMVKNSLFSKEICIEPMSYNREDNIKQSMNDAFDNLTVMEPKLDEAHKVAIEWKSLREAVSCECSTDSSTKKYHCWKCGNVFCTRCIDMNVPLPGHLSQDPVPVCHGCRKIVSRSSTESS, from the exons ATGGCTGAAAAAGACAGGTTCGTGTCACCGGCCGGCTTCCGTCTGTATCGTTTGTCATCGGCACCCGGATCGTATTCTTTGTTCTGCCGCTTGAGGTCGTGGCTACAGCGTGAAGCTGCCATGGCCAAAGTGGCCAGGCAACAGCAACAGGACGGTTCGGTCATTAAAAAG ataGAAAATGTACGAATGTTAGATCGATATAATTCCAAAAAAACATCAGCTGGTACATTATACTTAACAGCtactcatttaatatttttcgataCTGAAAACAATAAAGAATCTTGGGTGCTATTAATGCATATAGGCAGTGTCGaaaaattacctattacaACAACTGGTTGTCCAATACTAATACGATGTAAAACATTCTTATCAGTCACATTTGTTATACCAAAAGAAAGAGATTCTCACAATATATTTACGTCACTGCTTGTTCTCTGCCAACCTG CAAAAATCGAAGATGTTTactgttttttatacaaatcaaaTTCTGATAAGATTTCGAAAAGTGCTGGTTGGGATAgttttaatttggaaaaagaatataaaagaATGAATGTACCAAATGAATCTTGGAGTCTAACTACATTAAATCAAGACTATCag TTGTGTGATACTTACCCAAAGTTCCTCTTTGTACCATCGTCTGTGAGTACATCCATTTTAGTGGGCAGTTCAAAGTTTCGTAGCAAAGAACGATTACCAGTACTTACATACTTACACAAAAACAag gcatCTATTTGCCGTTGTGCACAACCATTATCTGGATTTAATGCCAGATGTATGGAAGATGAACAACTTCTTAcatgtatactatacacaaACCCTGGTAGTGAGTACATGTATGTTGTTGATACTAGACCAAag attaatgCTATGGCAAATCGAGCAACAGGGAAAGgttatgaaaatgaaaacttctacgataatattaaatttaatttcttaggtatagaaaatattcatGTAATGAGAAATAGTTTGTCCAAAGTTGTAGATT taTGTGAACAGCGAAATCTATCTATGTCACAATTTATTGGAGGATTAGACAGTAGTGGTTGGTTACGGCATATCAAAACTATTCTTGATACATCTGCTTTTATATGCCAAGCAGTTAATAATGGAAAGTCAGTTGTGGTCCATTGTTCAGATGGGTGGGATCGAACAGCTCAAGTCTGTTCACTGGCTTCACTAATGTTAGATCCATATTATCGGACACTCCAAGGATttcaa gcgCTTATTGAAAAAGATTGGTTAGCATTTGGACATAAATTTAGTGATCGATGTGGCCATATAGCTGGTGACTCAAAAGAAGTTTCCCCAGTATTTACTCAATTTATAGAAGCAACATGGCAACTCACAATGATTCAACCTACttcatttgaattcaatgaaagatttttattaattttacatgatCATGTAACATCTTGTCAGTATGGAACTTTTATTGGAAATTGTGAAAAAGAACGCGTTGATctcaa acTCAAAGATCGTACGTTTTCTTTTTGGGGTTATGTTGAAGAACacaaaaaagaatttttaaaccCTCTGTATAGTGCTCAAACAGAAACTATGAGCCCTGATTTATCTCCacaaaatataagattttgGCGGGGAATGTATTGTCGTTTTGAAAATGGAGTTCATCCACGTGAGCATGTATATGACATTTTACTAGCAACTAGTGAACAAACAAAATCTATTGATGATCACGTAAAATTCCTACAAAAaagattatcatattttaaacgtaaaatatcTGATGGTGCAGACATGGTCAAAAACAGTCTGTTTTCAAAAGAAATATGTATAGAACCTATGAGCTATAACAGAGAAGATAACATTAAACAATCAATGAATGATGCATTTGATAACTTAACTGTTATGGAACCAAAACTAGATGAAGCCCATAAGGTGGCTATTGAATGGAAGAGCTTACGAGAAGCAGTTTCTTGTGAATGTTCCACTGATTCTTctacaaaaaaa tatcacTGTTGGAAATGTGGAAATGTGTTTTGCACTCGTTGTATAGATATGAATGTTCCATTACCTGGTCACCTTAGTCAAGATCCTGTGCCAGTGTGTCACGGATGTCGTAAAATTGTTTCAAGATCATCAACGGAATCTTCTTAA